From endosymbiont of Galathealinum brachiosum, one genomic window encodes:
- a CDS encoding aldehyde-activating protein, producing MKEYQAHCQCGAIEIKIQNSPIVHATCHCEDCRDLLDIPFHAVTAWNKDDVLIVKGEEDLAIYKHPSLDMTRCFCKKCGETVFNTNVMDWRVVSQFLISKCNNNEIPEHLKSDMHFFYEQRVVNVIDDLPKFLRGTDGPLYEH from the coding sequence ATGAAAGAATATCAAGCGCATTGTCAATGTGGTGCAATAGAAATAAAAATTCAAAATTCCCCTATTGTGCACGCAACTTGCCATTGTGAAGATTGCCGCGATTTATTAGATATTCCATTTCATGCTGTAACAGCATGGAATAAAGATGATGTGCTCATTGTGAAAGGCGAGGAAGACCTTGCTATTTATAAACACCCTTCATTGGATATGACCAGGTGTTTTTGTAAAAAATGTGGAGAAACAGTTTTTAATACAAACGTCATGGATTGGCGTGTGGTATCGCAATTTCTGATATCTAAATGTAATAACAATGAAATTCCTGAGCACTTAAAATCCGACATGCATTTTTTCTACGAACAACGCGTGGTAAACGTAATAGATGATTTACCCAAGTTTTTACGCGGCACAGATGGCCCTTTGTATGAACATTAA
- a CDS encoding L-serine ammonia-lyase — MFISVLELFKIGIGPSSSHTLGPMVAANDFINRIKDKAFNALNLKDSYISCTLKGSLAFTGKGHSTDRAVALGLHGYLPADLTDKNVDTLIDQIWQISHITFEKNQTISFNPSSHIVFDKGDPLPEHPNGMIFELIDSDNKALYSETYFSIGGGFINTLAEINQLQAPLRMVSSDSCRYPFDSANTMLQMAEDNQISIVQMKRVNELEHLDETALLNGIDKIWEAMQTCIQRGLAAEGTLPGGLDISRRAKDIYQDIKNNPETANINDWLCAYAMAVNEENAAGHMVVTAPTNGAAGVIPAVLYYFVTHEQGTIEQVRDYLLTASAIGGLIKHRSSISGAEVGCQGEVGSAAAMAAAGLCSIRGGTAQQVENAAEIALEHHLGMTCDPVNGLVQVPCIERNGFGAIKAYTAASLALRGDGKHFMPLDSCIEAMKQTGLEMSHKYKETSLGGLAVSITEC; from the coding sequence ATGTTTATCAGTGTTTTAGAGCTATTTAAAATAGGTATCGGACCATCAAGTTCGCATACACTCGGGCCAATGGTTGCTGCGAATGACTTCATTAACCGCATAAAAGATAAGGCATTCAATGCGCTAAACTTAAAAGATTCATATATTAGTTGCACGCTCAAAGGTTCTTTGGCGTTTACTGGGAAGGGACATTCTACCGACCGTGCAGTTGCGCTCGGATTACATGGTTATCTCCCAGCCGATTTAACTGATAAAAATGTAGACACATTAATTGATCAAATTTGGCAAATTAGCCATATTACTTTTGAAAAAAATCAGACGATTTCATTTAATCCAAGTAGCCATATTGTTTTTGATAAAGGTGACCCTTTACCCGAACATCCTAACGGCATGATTTTTGAACTTATTGATAGTGATAATAAGGCGCTTTATTCAGAAACTTATTTTTCAATTGGTGGTGGCTTCATCAACACGTTGGCCGAAATAAATCAATTACAGGCACCACTTAGAATGGTGTCGTCTGACTCGTGCCGATACCCATTCGATTCAGCCAACACCATGTTACAGATGGCAGAGGACAATCAAATATCGATTGTACAGATGAAGCGCGTTAATGAGCTTGAGCACCTTGATGAAACCGCACTTCTTAATGGTATAGATAAAATCTGGGAAGCCATGCAGACATGTATACAAAGAGGTTTGGCAGCAGAAGGAACTTTACCTGGCGGCCTGGATATCTCACGACGTGCTAAAGACATATATCAGGATATAAAAAATAATCCGGAGACTGCAAACATTAACGACTGGCTTTGCGCTTATGCCATGGCAGTTAACGAGGAAAATGCCGCGGGTCATATGGTTGTCACCGCACCAACTAATGGTGCTGCTGGCGTCATACCGGCTGTACTTTACTATTTCGTTACCCATGAACAAGGTACAATTGAACAGGTGCGTGATTACTTACTTACGGCCAGTGCCATAGGTGGTTTAATTAAACATCGTAGCTCTATTTCTGGCGCTGAAGTAGGTTGTCAGGGCGAAGTTGGCTCTGCGGCAGCAATGGCCGCCGCTGGTTTATGCTCGATACGTGGTGGTACAGCGCAACAAGTAGAAAATGCTGCTGAGATAGCTCTCGAACACCATCTTGGAATGACTTGCGACCCTGTTAATGGTCTTGTGCAAGTACCGTGTATTGAACGAAACGGTTTTGGAGCCATTAAGGCCTATACTGCAGCATCTCTTGCGCTTCGAGGTGATGGCAAACACTTTATGCCACTGGACAGTTGTATCGAAGCGATGAAGCAAACCGGTTTAGAAATGTCTCATAAATATAAAGAAACATCATTAGGCGGGCTTGCTGTTAGTATCACAGAGTGTTGA
- a CDS encoding threonylcarbamoyl-AMP synthase has product MSSTSQIQQAARIILDGGIISYPTESVFGLGCDPLNEKAVHRILKLKNRSVNKGLIIVAGDLKQLSPYIEISENEKQKILNEKPVTTWLVNKSSLTPNWVSGKHKKVAVRISKYPLIINLCQLINQPLISTSANPAEAEPATTSQQSEDYFFNNIDLYIDDQSERTGQPSQIKDITTDTIIR; this is encoded by the coding sequence ATGTCATCAACTTCACAAATCCAGCAAGCTGCAAGAATAATCTTAGATGGCGGCATTATATCTTACCCAACAGAATCGGTTTTTGGCCTGGGCTGTGATCCACTAAATGAAAAAGCAGTTCATCGTATTCTTAAACTCAAAAATAGATCTGTTAATAAAGGCCTGATTATTGTTGCAGGCGACCTGAAACAACTCTCTCCTTATATAGAAATATCTGAAAATGAAAAGCAAAAAATATTAAATGAAAAACCAGTCACAACCTGGCTGGTAAATAAATCTTCGCTCACACCAAATTGGGTCAGCGGAAAACATAAAAAAGTAGCTGTTCGCATTTCTAAATACCCACTTATAATTAATTTATGTCAGTTAATCAACCAGCCCTTAATATCAACAAGCGCCAACCCAGCTGAGGCAGAGCCTGCCACTACCAGCCAGCAAAGTGAAGATTATTTTTTTAATAATATTGATTTATATATTGACGATCAAAGTGAACGTACCGGACAACCCTCTCAAATTAAAGACATAACAACCGATACCATTATCAGATAA
- a CDS encoding DNA topoisomerase I (decatenates replicating daughter chromosomes), with amino-acid sequence MSNSLLIVESPAKAKTIKKYLGKGFHVLASYGHVRDLIPKTGAIDPDDHFSMKYQLIEKNEKHVDAIKKALKKADTLYLATDLDREGEAISWHLYELLKEDGSLKDKTVHRIAFNEITKRALREAVDNPRELSMPMVNAQQARRGLDYLVGFNLSPLLWKKIQRGLSAGRVQSPALRMIVSREEEIEAFDSKEYWTILADTEKDNKKISSKLRIYNNEKVSQFTINNTELAETAQKSLLSASNGKLVVSKITKKQTKRNPSPPFTTSTLQQEASRKLGFSAQRTMRTAQQLYEGIDIGGGETVGLISYMRTDSLMLSQDALDELRELISNRYGKENLPDEARVFKNKSKNAQEAHEAIRPTSANHIPDQIKSALKPDQFKLYELIWKRTVACQMVQATLDTVAVDLNCGDANQFRANGSTIKHPGFMAVYMEDQDDAETESDNEADDKKKDDDEKFLPELTEGEELRLLEVITNQHFTKPPPRYTEASLVKALEEYGIGRPSTYANIISTLVYREYVENENRRFTPTDMGRIVNQFLTQYFETYVDYDFTARLEDELDSISRGESEWLPLMENFWTPFIKKVEDIDENVSRADVAQSRDVGTDKESGKPITVRMGPYGAFAQIGDKDDEDKPRFASLKPGQKMNDITMDNVYDLFVLPRLLGETDEGEEVSSNVGRFGPYVKFGKFFVSIRKEFQEKGVDPYNIDFETAMILVREKKEFEANKYIKTFDDSEIQVLNGRYGPYITDGNKNAKIPKDREPASLTLAECEALIEAAPERKGKKKKAAKKKVAKKKVAKKKTVKKKNAKKKTVKKKAAKKKTAKKKAVKKKSAD; translated from the coding sequence ATGAGTAATAGCCTGTTAATTGTAGAGTCTCCGGCAAAAGCCAAAACCATAAAAAAATATCTGGGCAAAGGATTTCATGTACTTGCTTCTTATGGACATGTACGTGACCTGATACCTAAAACAGGCGCCATAGACCCGGATGATCACTTCAGCATGAAGTATCAGCTCATTGAAAAAAATGAGAAACATGTTGATGCCATAAAGAAAGCCCTTAAAAAAGCCGACACCCTCTATCTCGCGACCGATCTCGACCGCGAGGGAGAAGCCATTTCATGGCACTTATATGAATTACTGAAAGAAGACGGCTCACTCAAAGACAAAACAGTTCACCGGATTGCCTTTAATGAAATTACCAAACGCGCATTAAGAGAAGCGGTAGATAATCCACGTGAATTATCTATGCCGATGGTTAATGCTCAACAGGCCAGACGTGGCTTAGATTATCTGGTGGGCTTTAACCTTTCACCATTATTATGGAAGAAAATTCAACGCGGTTTATCTGCAGGTCGAGTACAAAGCCCTGCATTGCGTATGATTGTTAGCCGCGAAGAAGAAATAGAAGCTTTTGATTCAAAAGAATACTGGACTATCCTTGCTGACACTGAAAAAGATAATAAAAAGATTTCTAGCAAACTGCGCATTTACAATAATGAAAAAGTTTCTCAGTTCACAATAAATAATACCGAACTGGCTGAAACCGCTCAAAAATCATTACTCAGTGCCTCCAATGGCAAACTGGTCGTTTCTAAAATAACCAAGAAACAAACCAAAAGAAATCCATCACCACCTTTTACCACATCGACATTACAGCAGGAAGCCTCCAGAAAACTCGGGTTTTCAGCACAAAGAACAATGCGAACCGCACAACAATTATATGAAGGTATTGATATAGGCGGCGGTGAAACTGTTGGTTTAATTAGTTATATGCGTACCGACTCATTAATGTTATCTCAAGATGCATTAGATGAATTACGTGAATTAATTTCAAATCGTTATGGCAAAGAAAACCTGCCAGATGAAGCCCGTGTATTTAAAAATAAATCTAAAAATGCGCAGGAAGCTCACGAAGCAATTCGCCCAACGTCGGCAAATCATATCCCCGACCAGATAAAAAGCGCATTAAAGCCTGATCAATTCAAACTATATGAGCTCATCTGGAAACGTACCGTTGCTTGCCAGATGGTGCAGGCCACATTAGATACAGTTGCAGTTGATTTAAACTGTGGCGATGCCAATCAGTTCCGTGCAAATGGATCAACAATTAAACACCCGGGATTCATGGCTGTTTATATGGAAGATCAGGATGATGCCGAAACGGAAAGCGATAACGAAGCAGACGACAAGAAAAAAGATGACGATGAGAAATTTTTACCTGAATTAACAGAAGGTGAAGAGTTAAGGTTGCTGGAAGTTATCACTAACCAGCACTTTACCAAGCCACCACCAAGATATACTGAAGCAAGCCTGGTAAAAGCATTAGAAGAATACGGCATTGGCCGACCTTCTACCTATGCAAATATAATTTCTACACTGGTATATCGTGAATATGTAGAAAACGAGAATCGTCGTTTTACACCTACAGATATGGGCAGAATTGTTAATCAATTCTTAACTCAATATTTTGAAACCTACGTAGATTACGACTTTACCGCACGCCTGGAAGATGAACTTGATTCTATTTCTCGTGGCGAAAGCGAGTGGCTACCACTCATGGAAAACTTCTGGACACCTTTCATTAAGAAAGTAGAAGACATAGATGAAAATGTCAGCCGTGCAGATGTTGCTCAAAGTCGTGATGTAGGCACAGATAAAGAAAGTGGAAAACCCATTACTGTTCGCATGGGGCCTTATGGTGCGTTTGCACAAATTGGTGATAAAGACGATGAAGACAAACCACGTTTTGCCAGCTTAAAACCCGGGCAGAAAATGAATGACATTACAATGGATAATGTCTATGACTTATTTGTTCTTCCAAGGCTACTTGGTGAAACGGATGAAGGTGAAGAAGTTTCATCTAATGTCGGTCGTTTTGGCCCATACGTTAAATTCGGTAAGTTCTTTGTTTCAATTCGTAAGGAATTCCAGGAAAAAGGTGTAGACCCTTACAATATTGATTTTGAAACCGCGATGATTCTTGTTCGTGAAAAGAAGGAATTTGAAGCAAACAAATACATCAAAACATTCGATGACTCTGAAATACAGGTGCTGAACGGTCGTTATGGCCCATACATAACTGATGGCAATAAAAACGCCAAAATACCTAAAGACAGAGAACCTGCCAGCCTGACACTTGCAGAGTGCGAGGCATTAATTGAAGCCGCTCCAGAAAGAAAAGGCAAAAAGAAAAAAGCTGCCAAGAAAAAGGTCGCGAAGAAGAAAGTGGCTAAAAAGAAAACAGTAAAGAAAAAAAACGCGAAGAAAAAGACAGTAAAGAAAAAAGCCGCTAAAAAGAAAACCGCAAAGAAAAAAGCAGTGAAAAAGAAATCAGCAGATTAA